One window from the genome of Halictus rubicundus isolate RS-2024b chromosome 7, iyHalRubi1_principal, whole genome shotgun sequence encodes:
- the LOC143355515 gene encoding uncharacterized protein LOC143355515 isoform X2, translating into MEITSALRSLLVVIWFLSLNVKSAIMPPPWADPSSNPCAAQPRGWQLLFWPADGKCYKIFQIGPPCPETMELGPAAGGGGTVAECRCPPGTAQSPRDALCHPIYTKASCPKGQFFAPVPETSGKSRWGVCRNPEPCPEKGEVYWPREDKCYPKFTRGPCPKGELLTTNEDGLTVCSCSATGELGRYHWPGNIGGCHEHYTKGPCTEPGELFLPGGVCGCNHELPHYHKLTGMCYQLGGIGPCLKGHHFVIASTLVSEDTVRAQCVCKPNHVLYTDGFCYRLYTRGPCEHGQMLTDLTTCMPVPCKRGRLYFPQEKTCYKVGTKGPCPSGQIVLYDHSVRPSIDGISYNGICGCTNALRGSEKCSEDVTDSWEWLVTKRMPKPNLWEKEEPELKARCECRPGYKRVTGSLEVSELESNSLLSPSGCQPPAVSLAKFLNEKVKSANF; encoded by the exons ATGGAAATCACGTC CGCCTTGAGGAGTCTGTTGGTGGTCATTTGGTTCCTATCACTGAACGTCAAGTCAGCAATCATGCCTCCACCATGGGCAGATCCCTCAAGCAATCCCTGTGCTGCCCAACCACGTGGCTGGCAATTGTTATTTTGGCCGGCGGATGGAAAGTGTTACAAAATATTCCAG ATTGGACCTCCATGTCCAGAGACGATGGAGCTAGGACCTGCTGCAGGAGGGGGTGGAACTGTGGCAGAGTGCAGGTGTCCACCTGGAACTGCACAGTCACCTAGAGACGCGCTCTGTCACCCGATATACACCAAGGCATCATGCCCGAAGGGCCAGTTCTTTGCACCGGTGCCCGAAACCTCTGGGAAGTCTAG gtGGGGCGTATGCCGTAATCCAGAACCATGTCCAGAAAAGGGCGAAGTATACTGGCCCAGAGAAGACAAGTGTTACCCAAAGTTCACCAGAGGACCATGTCCGAAGGGTGAACTTCTCACTACGAATGAGGATGGCCTAACAGTGTGCTCCTGCTCTGCAACAGGTGAACTTGGCAGGTATCACTGGCCAGGCAACATAGGGGGCTGCCACGAACACTACACTAAAGGCCCGTGCACAGAACCTGGTGAACTGTTCCTGCCAGGTGGGGTGTGCGGTTGCAACCATGAGCTACCTCATTATCACAAGCTGACTGGGATGTGCTATCAATTGG GTGGTATCGGTCCATGTCTGAAGGGTCACCACTTCGTCATAGCAAGTACACTGGTCAGCGAAGATACAGTTCGAGCCCAATGTGTATGCAAGCCCAACCATGTGCTCTACACAGACGGATTCTGTTATAGACTGTACACTAGAGGACCCTGCGAACATGGTCAGATGTTGACAGACTTAACTACTTGCATGCCAGTACCCTGCAAGCGTGGAAGACTCTACTTCCCTCAGGAGAAGACGTGTTACAAGGTGGGAACGAAAGGACCATGCCCAAGTGGACAAATAGTTTTGTACGATCACAGTGTGCGACCTTCCATCGATGGAATCAGCTATAACGGAATCTGTGGCTGCACGAATGCACTCAGGGGCTCTGAGAAGTGCTCTGAAGACGTGACAGATAGCT GGGAATGGTTGGTAACGAAGAGGATGCCGAAGCCGAATTTGTGGGAGAAAGAGGAGCCCGAACTGAAAGCTAGATGCGAGTGCAGGCCCGGGTACAAAAGAGTCACGGGCAGTTTGGAAGTATCCGAACTAGAGAGCAACAGCCTCCTGTCGCCGAGCGGTTGCCAGCCACCGGCTGTCAGTTTGGCGAAGTTCCTCAACGAGAAAGTGAAGTCAGCGAATTTCTAA
- the LOC143355515 gene encoding uncharacterized protein LOC143355515 isoform X1 — translation MEITSALRSLLVVIWFLSLNVKSAIMPPPWADPSSNPCAAQPRGWQLLFWPADGKCYKIFQIGPPCPETMELGPAAGGGGTVAECRCPPGTAQSPRDALCHPIYTKASCPKGQFFAPVPETSGKSRWGVCRNPEPCPEKGEVYWPREDKCYPKFTRGPCPKGELLTTNEDGLTVCSCSATGELGRYHWPGNIGGCHEHYTKGPCTEPGELFLPGGVCGCNHELPHYHKLTGMCYQLGGIGPCLKGHHFVIASTLVSEDTVRAQCVCKPNHVLYTDGFCYRLYTRGPCEHGQMLTDLTTCMPVPCKRGRLYFPQEKTCYKVGTKGPCPSGQIVLYDHSVRPSIDGISYNGICGCTNALRGSEKCSEDVTDSCESTPGMVVMNKTCYKLYTQGPCTAGEWLVTKRMPKPNLWEKEEPELKARCECRPGYKRVTGSLEVSELESNSLLSPSGCQPPAVSLAKFLNEKVKSANF, via the exons ATGGAAATCACGTC CGCCTTGAGGAGTCTGTTGGTGGTCATTTGGTTCCTATCACTGAACGTCAAGTCAGCAATCATGCCTCCACCATGGGCAGATCCCTCAAGCAATCCCTGTGCTGCCCAACCACGTGGCTGGCAATTGTTATTTTGGCCGGCGGATGGAAAGTGTTACAAAATATTCCAG ATTGGACCTCCATGTCCAGAGACGATGGAGCTAGGACCTGCTGCAGGAGGGGGTGGAACTGTGGCAGAGTGCAGGTGTCCACCTGGAACTGCACAGTCACCTAGAGACGCGCTCTGTCACCCGATATACACCAAGGCATCATGCCCGAAGGGCCAGTTCTTTGCACCGGTGCCCGAAACCTCTGGGAAGTCTAG gtGGGGCGTATGCCGTAATCCAGAACCATGTCCAGAAAAGGGCGAAGTATACTGGCCCAGAGAAGACAAGTGTTACCCAAAGTTCACCAGAGGACCATGTCCGAAGGGTGAACTTCTCACTACGAATGAGGATGGCCTAACAGTGTGCTCCTGCTCTGCAACAGGTGAACTTGGCAGGTATCACTGGCCAGGCAACATAGGGGGCTGCCACGAACACTACACTAAAGGCCCGTGCACAGAACCTGGTGAACTGTTCCTGCCAGGTGGGGTGTGCGGTTGCAACCATGAGCTACCTCATTATCACAAGCTGACTGGGATGTGCTATCAATTGG GTGGTATCGGTCCATGTCTGAAGGGTCACCACTTCGTCATAGCAAGTACACTGGTCAGCGAAGATACAGTTCGAGCCCAATGTGTATGCAAGCCCAACCATGTGCTCTACACAGACGGATTCTGTTATAGACTGTACACTAGAGGACCCTGCGAACATGGTCAGATGTTGACAGACTTAACTACTTGCATGCCAGTACCCTGCAAGCGTGGAAGACTCTACTTCCCTCAGGAGAAGACGTGTTACAAGGTGGGAACGAAAGGACCATGCCCAAGTGGACAAATAGTTTTGTACGATCACAGTGTGCGACCTTCCATCGATGGAATCAGCTATAACGGAATCTGTGGCTGCACGAATGCACTCAGGGGCTCTGAGAAGTGCTCTGAAGACGTGACAGATAGCTGTGAGTCCACGCCAGGCATGGTAGTGATGAACAAAACCTGTTACAAACTGTACACGCAAGGCCCTTGCACCGCAGGGGAATGGTTGGTAACGAAGAGGATGCCGAAGCCGAATTTGTGGGAGAAAGAGGAGCCCGAACTGAAAGCTAGATGCGAGTGCAGGCCCGGGTACAAAAGAGTCACGGGCAGTTTGGAAGTATCCGAACTAGAGAGCAACAGCCTCCTGTCGCCGAGCGGTTGCCAGCCACCGGCTGTCAGTTTGGCGAAGTTCCTCAACGAGAAAGTGAAGTCAGCGAATTTCTAA
- the LOC143355515 gene encoding uncharacterized protein LOC143355515 isoform X3, whose translation MELGPAAGGGGTVAECRCPPGTAQSPRDALCHPIYTKASCPKGQFFAPVPETSGKSRWGVCRNPEPCPEKGEVYWPREDKCYPKFTRGPCPKGELLTTNEDGLTVCSCSATGELGRYHWPGNIGGCHEHYTKGPCTEPGELFLPGGVCGCNHELPHYHKLTGMCYQLGGIGPCLKGHHFVIASTLVSEDTVRAQCVCKPNHVLYTDGFCYRLYTRGPCEHGQMLTDLTTCMPVPCKRGRLYFPQEKTCYKVGTKGPCPSGQIVLYDHSVRPSIDGISYNGICGCTNALRGSEKCSEDVTDSCESTPGMVVMNKTCYKLYTQGPCTAGEWLVTKRMPKPNLWEKEEPELKARCECRPGYKRVTGSLEVSELESNSLLSPSGCQPPAVSLAKFLNEKVKSANF comes from the exons ATGGAGCTAGGACCTGCTGCAGGAGGGGGTGGAACTGTGGCAGAGTGCAGGTGTCCACCTGGAACTGCACAGTCACCTAGAGACGCGCTCTGTCACCCGATATACACCAAGGCATCATGCCCGAAGGGCCAGTTCTTTGCACCGGTGCCCGAAACCTCTGGGAAGTCTAG gtGGGGCGTATGCCGTAATCCAGAACCATGTCCAGAAAAGGGCGAAGTATACTGGCCCAGAGAAGACAAGTGTTACCCAAAGTTCACCAGAGGACCATGTCCGAAGGGTGAACTTCTCACTACGAATGAGGATGGCCTAACAGTGTGCTCCTGCTCTGCAACAGGTGAACTTGGCAGGTATCACTGGCCAGGCAACATAGGGGGCTGCCACGAACACTACACTAAAGGCCCGTGCACAGAACCTGGTGAACTGTTCCTGCCAGGTGGGGTGTGCGGTTGCAACCATGAGCTACCTCATTATCACAAGCTGACTGGGATGTGCTATCAATTGG GTGGTATCGGTCCATGTCTGAAGGGTCACCACTTCGTCATAGCAAGTACACTGGTCAGCGAAGATACAGTTCGAGCCCAATGTGTATGCAAGCCCAACCATGTGCTCTACACAGACGGATTCTGTTATAGACTGTACACTAGAGGACCCTGCGAACATGGTCAGATGTTGACAGACTTAACTACTTGCATGCCAGTACCCTGCAAGCGTGGAAGACTCTACTTCCCTCAGGAGAAGACGTGTTACAAGGTGGGAACGAAAGGACCATGCCCAAGTGGACAAATAGTTTTGTACGATCACAGTGTGCGACCTTCCATCGATGGAATCAGCTATAACGGAATCTGTGGCTGCACGAATGCACTCAGGGGCTCTGAGAAGTGCTCTGAAGACGTGACAGATAGCTGTGAGTCCACGCCAGGCATGGTAGTGATGAACAAAACCTGTTACAAACTGTACACGCAAGGCCCTTGCACCGCAGGGGAATGGTTGGTAACGAAGAGGATGCCGAAGCCGAATTTGTGGGAGAAAGAGGAGCCCGAACTGAAAGCTAGATGCGAGTGCAGGCCCGGGTACAAAAGAGTCACGGGCAGTTTGGAAGTATCCGAACTAGAGAGCAACAGCCTCCTGTCGCCGAGCGGTTGCCAGCCACCGGCTGTCAGTTTGGCGAAGTTCCTCAACGAGAAAGTGAAGTCAGCGAATTTCTAA